Proteins from a genomic interval of Labrus mixtus chromosome 24, fLabMix1.1, whole genome shotgun sequence:
- the kpnb3 gene encoding importin-5, whose translation MAEQQQFYLLLGNLMSPDNNIRKQSEETYDTIPGQNKITFLLQAIRDAAAAEEVKQMAAVLLRRLLSSSFEEIYPGLTVEMQTAIKTELLTSIQQESSLNIRKKVCDIAAELCRNLIDDDGNNQWPELLKFLFDSVNSEKVGLREAALHIFWNFPGIFGNQQQHYMDVIKRMLVQCMQDQENPQIRTLAARAAGSFVLANESNTALLKHFADLLPGVLQAVNESCYQGDDSVLKSLVEIADTAPKYLRPNLEPTLQLCLKLCADTNLTNMQRQLALEVVVTLSETAAAMLRKHTAIVAQSVPQMLAMMVDLEDDDEWAMADELEDDDFDSNAVAGESALDRIACGLGGKIILPMIKQHIMTMLQNPDWKYRHAGLMALSAIGEGCHQQMEAILQEIVSFVLLFCSDPHPRVRYAACNAIGQMATDFAPTFQKKFHDKVISALLQTMEDQSNPRVQAHAAAALINFTEDCPKTLLIPYLDSLVQHLHVIMVAKLQELIQKGTKLVLEQVVTSIASVADTAEEKFVPYYDLFMPSLKHIVENAVQKELRLLRGKTIECISLIGLAVGKEKFMPDASAVMQLLLKTQTDFNDLEDDDPQISYMISAWARMCKILGKEFQQYLPVVMGPLMKTASIKPEVALLDTQDMENISEDDGWEFVNLGDQQSFGIKTAGLEEKATACQMLVCYAKELKEGFVEYTEQVVKLMVPLLKFYFHDGVRVAAAESMPLLLECARVRGPDYLTQMWHFMCDALIKAIGTEPDSDVLSEIMHSFAKCIELMGDGCLNNEHFEELGGILKGKLEEHFKNQELRQTKRQDEDYDEQVEETLQDEDENDVYILTKVSDILHSVFSSYKEKVLPWFEQLLQLIVQLICPNRPWADRQWGLCIFDDVVEHCSPSSFKYAEYFLRPMLQSLCDTSPEVRQAAAYGVGVMAQYGGESYRPFCTEAIPMLVRVIQAADSRAKENVNATENCISAVGKVIRFRPECVNVNEILPHWLSWLPLNEDKEEAVHTFDFLCDLIESNNPIVLGPDNSNLPKIFLIIADGVVNESVKSEDACSKRLANVIRQVQVSGGLWTQCVSTLNETQQRAIQDLLNTA comes from the exons gaGACCTATGACACCATCCCGGGTCAGAACAAGATCACGTTCCTGCTGCAGGCCATCAGAgatgcagctgctgcagaggag GTCAAACAGATGGCGGCGGTGCTGCTGCGGCGGTTGCTGTCGTCGTCCTTCGAGGAGATCTACCCGGGCCTGACGGTGGAGATGCAGACGGCCATCAagacagagctgctgaccaGCATCCAGCAGGAGAGCTCGCTCAACATCCGCAAGAAGGTGTGCGACATCGCCGCCGAGCTCTGTCGCAACCTCATCG ATGACGATGGTAATAACCAGTGGCCGGAGTTGTTGAAGTTCCTGTTTGACTCGGTAAACTCAGAAAAGGTCGGCCTGCGAGAAGCTGCCCTGCACATATTCTG GAACTTTCCAGGAATCTTCGGTAACCAGCAGCAGCATTACATGGACGTCATCAAGCGCATGTTGGTTCAGTGCATGCAGGACCAGGAGAACCCACAG ATCCGTACCCTGGCTGCTCGGGCCGCCGGCTCCTTTGTTCTGGCAAACGAAAGCAACACAGCTCTGCTGAAGCATTTTGCAGACCTCCTCCCAGGAGTCCTGCAG GCGGTGAACGAGTCGTGTTACCAGGGCGACGACTCAGTGCTCAAGTCTTTGGTGGAAATCGCCGACACAGCTCCCAAATACCTGCGACCCAATCTGGAGCCCACGCTGCAGCTCTGTCTCAAg CTGTGTGCAGACACAAACCTGACCAACATGCAGAGGCAGCTCGCTCTGGAGGTCGTCGTCACTTTATCTGAaacagcagccgccatgttgagGAAACACACGGCCATCGTGGCTCAGAGCG TGCCTCAGATGCTGGCGATGATGGTCGACCTGGAGGATGACGACGAGTGGGCGATGGCTGACGAGCTCGAGGATGACGACTTTGACAG TAACGCCGTGGCCGGGGAGAGTGCTCTGGACAGAATCGCCTGTGGTTTGGGAGGAAAAATCATCCTGCCGATGATCAAACAGCACATCATGACCATGCTGCAGAACC ctgaCTGGAAGTACCGTCACGCCGGGCTGATGGCGCTCTCTGCCATCGGTGAGGGCTGCCACCAGCAGATGGAGGCCATTCTGCAGGAGATCGTCAGCttcgtcctcctcttctgctCCGATCCT caCCCGAGGGTCCGATACGCTGCCTGCAACGCCATCGGACAGATGGCCACAGACTTCGCCCCCACCTTCCAGAAGAAGTTCCACGATAAG GTGATCTCCGCTCTGCTTCAGACCATGGAGGACCAGAGTAACCCTCGGGTTCAGGCTCACGCTGCAGCCGCCCTCATCAACTTCACAGAGGACTGTCCCAAAACTCTGCTCATCCCGTATCTGGACAGCCTGGTGCAGCACCTCCACGTCATCATGGTGGCCAAGCTGCAGGAG CTGATCCAGAAAGGAACCAAACTGGTGCTGGAGCAGGTGGTGACGTCCATCGCCTCGGTGGCCGACACGGCGGAGGAGAAATTTGTGCCATATTACGACCTGTTCATGCCGTCGCTCAAACACATCGTGGAGAACGCCGTGCAGAAAGAGCTGCGGCTGCTCCGAGGGAAAACCATCGAGTGCATCAGTCTGATCGGACTCGCTGTCGGCAAGGAGAAG TTCATGCCAGACGCCTCGGCCGTCATGCAGCTGCTCCTCAAAACTCAGACGGACTTCAACGACCTGGAGGACGACGATCCTCAG ATCTCGTACATGATCTCGGCCTGGGCCAGGATGTGTAAGATCCTGGGGAAAGAGTTCCAGCAGTACCTTCCTGTGGTGATGGGCCCGCTGATGAAGACAGCGTCCATCAAGCCTGAGGTGGCGCTGCTCGACA ctCAGGACATGGAGAACATCTCGGAGGACGACGGCTGGGAGTTTGTGAACCTCGGAGACCAGCAGAGTTTTGGGATAAAGACGGCCGGCCTGGAGGAGAAAGCCACCGCCTGCCAGATGCTG gTGTGCTATGCCAAAGAGCTGAAGGAAGGTTTTGTGGAGTACACGGAGCAGGTGGTGAAGCTCATGGTTCCTCTGCTCAAGTTCTACTTCCACGATG GTGTTCGGGTGGCGGCCGCTGAGTCCATGCCTCTGCTGCTGGAGTGTGCGCGCGTCCGAGGGCCGGACTATCTGACCCAGATGTGGCACTTCATGTGCGACGCTCTCATCAAGGCCATCGGCACCGAGCCAGACTCTGACGTCCTCTCTGAGATCATGCACTCCTTCGCTAAG tGCATCGAGCTGATGGGAGACGGCTGCCTGAACAACGAGCACTTTGAGGAGCTGGGCGGCATCTTGAAGGGAAAACTGGAGGAGCATTTTAAGAACCAGGAGCTCAGACAGA CGAAGAGACAGGATGAGGATTACGACGAGCAGGTGGAGGAGACGCTACAAGACGAG GATGAGAACGACGTCTACATCCTGACCAAAGTGTCGGATATTCTGCACTCGGTGTTCAGCAGTTACAAAGAGAAAGTGCTGCCGTGGTTtgaacagctgctgcagctcatcGTCCAGCTCATA TGTCCCAACAGGCCGTGGGCGGACAGGCAGTGGGGTCTGTGCATCTTCGACGACGTGGTGGAGCACTGCAGCCCCTCCTCCTTCAAATACGCAGAGTACTTCCTGCGGCCGATGCTGCAGTCGCTGTGTGACACGAGCCCGGAGGTCCGACAGGCCGCCGCGTACGGAGTGGGAGTCATGGCGCAGTACGGAGGAGAAAGCTACCGCCCATTCTGCACAG AGGCGATCCCCATGCTGGTGCGAGTCATCCAGGCAGCCGACTCGCGCGCCAAAGAGAACGTCAACGCCACAGAGAACTGCATCTCTGCCGTCGGGAAGGTCATACGCTTCAGACCCGAGTGTGTCAACGTCAACGAGATCCTCCCACACTGGCTCAGCTGGCTGCCGCTCAacgaggacaaggaggaggcgGTGCACACGTTCGACTTCCTGTGTGACCTCATCGAAAG CAACAACCCGATCGTCCTCGGACCGGACAACTCCAACCTGCCCAAAATCTTCCTCATCATCGCAGACGGAGTCGTAAATGAATCGGTGAAGAGCGAAGACGCGTGCAGCAAACGGCTCGCCAACGTCATCCGTCAAGTACAG GTGTCGGGAGGATTATGGACACAGTGTGTATCGACGCTGAACGAGACGCAGCAGAGAGCCATACAGGACCTACTGAACACGGCCTGA